The genome window GCGGCGGCGCAGGCCGCCGGTGTCGACTACGCCACCTGGCAGGCGGATGTGAAGGCGGTCATCGACCAGGCGCTGCCGTACGTCCGGCAGCGCACCGCGACCGCGGCCGGGCAGAAGCTCGCGATCGTCTTCGACATCGACAACACCACCCTCGAGACGTACTTCCACCCCTGGTACCAGCTGCCCACCGCGGCGGTGCAGCCGTCCCTGGAGCTCGCGAAGTACGCCAAGTCCCGAGGAGTGTCCGTCTTCTTCGTCACCGCGCGCCCCGGAATCATCGAGGCCGAGACCAAGTGGAACCTCAAGACGGTGGGCTACCCGGTCGACGGCCTCTCCGTGCGGGATCTGCCGGACCTGTTCGACGAGGTGAGCGCGTACAAGACGAGCAAGCGCGCGGAGATCGAGGCGCAGGGCTACACGATCATCGCCAATGTCGGCAACAACGCCTCCGACCTGGTCGGCGGCCACGCCGAGCGCACGTTCAAGCTGCCCGACTACGACGGCACGTTGTCCTGACGGCACTTTCCGCGGGAGAGGACGCCGGTACGGCCGTACCGGCGTCCTCCTGCGTGCGGCTCCTACACTGCGCTCATGCACGCGCTCCTGGATCAGCTCGGAACGGGCAAGTACCTGTTGGTCACCAGCTACCGCCGGAACGGCACCCCGGTCGCCACCCCGGTCTGGGTGGTGCGGGACGGCGACGCGCTCGGTGTGTGGACCGCCGCGGACTCCTGGAAGGTGAAGCGCATCCGGGCCCGCTCCGACGTCCTCGTCGGCCCCTGCGACGTGCGCGGCAAGCCGACCGGCGAGCAGATCCCCGCCACCGCCGAGATCTGCGACGCGGCCGCCACCGCCCGCTACCGGCAACTGATCGCACGCAAGTACGGCCTCGTCGGCCGCCTCACCCTTCTCGGCAGCCGGCTGCGGCGCGGCGAGAAGGGCACGGTCGGCATCCGGGTGACGCCTGCTCAGGCGTAGAACGACCCCCGCGTGCTCCACGCCGTGTCGCCGAAGACGTTCTGGTCCTCGTAGTGGACGCCGGACAGTTGCTGCTGTCTCCCGCCACGCCAAGCTGTCTCCCTATGTAGACACCGTCTTGGATATAAGACGGGGTGACGGGAGTATGGGCCGCGTCGACATCGAGAGGGGGACCGTGTGGACGTCGGCGCCGTTGTGCTGCTCGCGGGAGCGGGAGTCGCCTCCGGGCTCGCCGGTTCGATCGCCGGTCTGGCCTCGCTGTTCAGTTATCCCGCGCTGCTGGCCGCCGGGCTCCCGCCGGTCGCCGCCAACGTGACCAACACCGTGGCGCTGTTCTCCAACACGGTGGGCACCGCGGTCGCCTCAAGGGAGGAACTCCATGGCCAGCGCCGACGTCTCGTGCGGCTCGCCCTGCTCGCGGCTGCGGGAGGCTCGGCCGGCGCGGCCCTGCTTCTGGGCACCTCGTCCTCGGCGTTCGAGCGTGTCGTGCCGTGGTTGATCGCCCTGGGGTCCGTACTCATCCTGGCCCGCGAGCCGTTGCGCCGGCTGGTGGCGAGACATCCGTCGAGGGGCGGCGGCGTCCGCGCCAAACTGCCGTCGGCGTGCGCGGTGCTCGTGGTGGGGCTGTACGGCGGCTACTTCGGCGCTGCGGCGGGTGTCCTGATGCTGGCCGTGCTGTCGCTGTCCGCGAGTGAGCCCCTGCCCGTCACCAACGCCGTGAAGAACATCGCCACGGGTGCCGCCAACGTCGCCGCGGCCGTCGCCTACGCCTTCCTGGCCCCGGTCGACTGGACGGCCGCGACCGCGCTCGGGCTCGGCTGCCTCGTCGGCAGCCGGATGGGCCCGGTGATCGTACGGCGCCTGCCCGAGACCCCGCTGCGGATCTCCATCGCCCTGGCGGGCCTCGGCCTGGCCTTCTCCCTCTGGCGCCAGGCAGGCGGACGGTGAGTCGGATTCCATCGCCTCATCAGATTCCATCTGCGCCTACCCATTGACCTGCGGCGTCCACAACCCTAGCCTCCATCCTCATGTGTAGACGGCGTCCCTATATGAGGACATCGTTCAGGTAGGCGATCGCGGTTCAAGGGGAACTGACCCATGCCACTTGTTGTCGTAGCGATCAGCGTGCTGATCCTGCTCTTCTTGATGACGAAGCTCAGACTCAACGGCTTCGCCGCCCTGTTGCTGGTGGCCGTGGGCGTCGCCCTCGTCCAGGGCATCCCGCTGGAGAAGATCCCCGACGTCCTCTCCGACGGCATCGGCGGGCAGATCGGCGACACCATGCTCACCATCGGGCTCGGCGCCATGGTCGGACGGGTGATGGGGGACTCCGGCGCCGCCCAGCGGATCGCCGGAAGGCTGCTCGACGTCTGCGGCCCCCGCTGGGTCCAGGTCGCCATGGTGCTGACCGCCATGCTGATCGGCGTCACGATGTTCTACGAGGTCGCGTTCGTCATCATCGTGCCCATCGCGTTCACGCTGGTACGGGTCACGAGGGCCAACCTGCTGTGGGTCGGCCTGCCGATGTCGATCGCCCTGTCCACCATGCACAGCTTCCTGCCGCCGCACCCCGGCCCCACCGCCGTCGCCGCGACCTTCCACGCCTCGGTCGGACTGACCCTGTTCTACGGCCTGTTCATCGCCGTCCCGGTCGGCGCCCTGATCGCCCTGGTGTGGCCACGTCTTCCGTTCGTCCGGAGCATGAACCCGTCCATACCCACCGGCCTGGTCAGCGACCGTGTCTTCACCGAGGAGGAGATGCCCGGCATGGGCTGGTCCCTGTCGGTCGCCCTCCTGCCCGTGGTGCTGATCGCCGGCGCGGCGGTGACCGACCTGGCCACCTCCGCCTCCGGCCCCGTCCTGCACTTCGTCGCCTTCATCGGCTCGGCGCCCATCGCCCTGCTGCTCACCCTGTGCGTCGCGATCTGGGCGTTCGGACCGCGGATCGGCCGCAGTCTGGAGGAGGTCGGCGCCTCGTGCCGGTCGGCCGCCCAGGCGATGGCGATGATCCTGCTGGTGATCGGTGCGGGCGGGGCGTTCAAGCAGGTCCTCGTCGACGGCGGGATCTCCGACTACATCAAGCACGCCACCGACGGCTGGTCCCTGTCGCCGATCATCCTCGCCTGGCTCATCGCGGCCATCCTCCGCGTGGCCCTCGGCTCGGCGACCGTCGCCGTCGTCACCGCGTCGGGCGTGGCCCTCCCACTGCTGGCGGGCAGCGGCGTGCACCCGGAGATGATGGTCCTCGCCGTCTCCTGTGGTTCGATCGCGTTCTCCCATGTGAACGACCCGGGCTTCTGGATGTTCAAGGAGTACTTCAACCTCTCCGTCCTCGACGCGATCAAGGCACGCACCACCTACACGACGGTCCTCGCGATCCTGGGTCTCGGCGGGGTCCTCGCCATGGAGTCGATCCTGGACGCCATCGGCGTGTGACCCGCGTCCCCCTCCCGCCGCACCACCTCCGTACCTGACCGAGGAGTCCTGTCATGGGCCAGCCCACCGTCACCTCCTACTCCGTGTACCCGGTCGCCGGCCGGGACTCCATGGCGCTCAACCTCTCCGGCGCGCACGGCCCCTGGTTCACCCGCAACGTGGTCGTCATCGAGGACTCCGAGGGGCGCACCGGGCTCGGTGAGGTGCCCGGCGGGGAGCGGATCACACGGACCCTGCGCGAGGCGGAGCCGCTCGTCGTCGGCGCACGCGTCGGCGACTACAAGCGGGTCCTGCGCTCCATGGGCGAGCGGTTCGGGGACCGGGACGCGGGCGGACGCGGCGAGCAGACCTTCGACCTCCGCACCACCGTGCACGCGGTCACCGCAGTCGAGTCGGCGCTCCTCGACCTGCTCGGGCAGCATCTCGAGGTGCCTGTCGCGGCTCTGCTGGGCGACGGCAAACAGCGCGACTCCGTCCGCTTCCTCGGCTACCTCTTCTACGTCGGCGACGCCGACCGGACCGACCTGGACTACGTCCGTGAACCCGGCGCGAGGTCCGACTGGTACCGCATCCGCCACGAGGAGGCCCTCACCCCCGAGGCGATCGTCCGGCAGGCCGAGGCCACGCACGAGCTCTACGGCTTCCGCGACTTCAAGCTCAAGGGCGGTGTGCTGCCGGGCCCTGAGGAGGTCGCGGCGGTGCGCGCCCTGAAGGAGCGCTTCCCGGACGCCCGCATCACGCTCGACCCGAACGGCTGCTGGTCGCTGCGCGAAGCCGTCGAACTGTGCCGGCCCCTCGTCGGCACCCTCGCCTACGCCGAGGACCCCTGCGGAGCCGAGGGCGGCTACTCCGGGCGGGAGATCCTCGCCGAGTTCCGCCGGGCCACCGGGCTGCCCACCGCGACCAACATGATCGCCACCGACTGGCGTCAGCTCACCCACGCGCTGGCGCTGCAGTCCGTCTCCATTCCGCTCGCGGACCCGCACTTCTGGACCATGCAGGGGTCGGTCCGTGTCGCCCAGTTGTGCCACGACCTGGGGCTGACCTGGGGCTGCCACTCCAACAACCACTTCGACATCTCCCTGGCCATGATGGCCCACTGCGGAGCCGCCGCCCCCGGTGAGTACAACGCGCTGGACACCCACTGGATCTGGCAGGAGGGACTGGAGCGTCTGACCGTCGAGCCGCCGCGGATCACCGGCGGGGAGGTCGCCGTACCGGACACCCCCGGCCTCGGCGTCCGGCTCGACCGCGACCGGCTCCTCGCCGCCCACGAGCTCTACCTGAGCAAGGCCCTGTCGGACCGCGACGACGCCGCCGGAATGCGGTACCTCATCGAGGACTGGACGTTCGACGCCAAGCGGCCCTGCCTGTACGACAGTAGACCCACATGGCCCGACCGGGTGGACAACGACGGTCCTGCGGACCGGGATCGAGCGGAAGGTGATCGTCACCGTCGATCATGAGGCCCGGCGGGACAGCCGGTCTCCGCCCTCGCGCATCGCGTACCGAGGTGGAGAGATGTCCCGCACGGGCAGACGAGTAAGTGGCCTCCGATCGAAGGGCCGTCGGCTGCCGGGTTTTCTGGCGACCATGCTGACGGCCTGTCTGCTGCCCGGTGCAGCCGGAGCGTTGCCGCTGATTGCGGCCACGGAGGCCCACGCCGACCAGACGACGGTCTCGGTTGACAATCTCCGTACCGGCTGGGACCCGAATGAGCCCGGCCTGGCGCCCTCCCAGGTGTCCAGCTCGGACTTCGGCCAGCAGTTCTCCACCGCCGTGGACGGCCAGGTCTACGCCCAGCCGCTGGTGGTCGGAAAGACGGTCGTGGCTGCCACCGAGAACAACAAGGTCTACGGACTGGACTCGGCCACCGGAAAGATCAACTGGACGGTCAACCTCGGTGCGCCGTGGCCGGCTTCGGCCATCGGCTGCGGTGACCTCCAACCCAATCTCGGCGTGACGTCGACCCCCGTGTACGACGCGGCCACCAAGACCGTCTACCTCACCGCGAAGGTCAATGACGGCCCTGACACCCAGCACCCCAACTGGTACATCCATGCCCTCGACGCGGCCAGCGGCGTCGAACGCGGCGGCTGGCCGGTGAAGGTGCAGGGCGCTCCGGTCAACGACCCCAGCCACCCCTTCAACGCGTTCACCGCAGGCCAGCGCCCCGGCCTGCTCCTGATGGGCGGATCGGTGTACGCGGCGTTCGCCTCGCACTGCGACATCGGCCCCTACGTCGGCTATGTGCTCGGCGTCAACACCTCGACCCGCTCGACCACCTTGTGGGCCACCGAGGACGCCAACGCCAACGGCAAGGCCGGCATCTGGATGAGCGGCGGGGGCCTGGTCTCGGACGGGCCGGGCAGGATCCTCCTCTCCACCGGCAACGGAGTCTCCCCGGCGCCCGGCCCCGGCTCCAAGCCTCCGGGCCAACTCGCCGAGTCGGTGGTCCGACTGGGCGTCAACAGCGACGGCACGATGTCGGCCCAGGACTTCTTCAGTCCGAGCAACGCTCCGCAACTGGACCAGAACGACACCGATCTCGGCTCCGGCGGCCCCGTGGCGCTGCCCGGTTCGCCCTTCGGCACCGGCCAGCATCCTCATCTCCTGGTCCAGATCGGCAAGGACGGCCGGCTCTTCCTCCTCGACCGGGACAACCTCGGCGGCCGTAGCCAGGGGCCGGGCGGCAGCGACGCGGTGCTCGGCAACTTCGGTCCGTACGAGGGCGTCTGGGGACACCCGGGCGTGTACGGGGGCGAGGGCGGCTATGTGTACACGATCGGCAGCCGCGGGCCGTTGCGGGCCTTCGCCTACGGTGTCACTGGCTCGGGCCTGCCCGCCCTGTCCAGCGCGGGTGCGAGCAGCGGCACGTTCGGCTACACCTCGGGCTCGCCGGTGGTGACCTCCACCGGGACGACCGCAGGCTCCGCGCTCGTGTGGGCGGTCTACACGGACGGTTCCAACGGAGCGAACGCCCAGCTGCGCGCGTACGACGCCGTGCCGGTGAACGGAACAATGAAACTGCGCTGGTCCGCCCCGATCGGCACCGCATCGAAGTTCTCCGTGCCCGCCACCGACGGCGGACGCGTCTACGTCGGCACCCGCGACGGCCACGTGCTCGCCTTCGGCCGTCCGTCCAGCGCCGCGCTGACGGGCAACCCGGTGGACTTCGGAAAGGTGCCCGTGGGCAGCACCGCCAAGGCCACGGCGACCGTCACCGCGACCCGCGACGTGACCATCACCGCGGTGTCCACGCCCTCGGGCAGCAGGTTCTCCGCCGCGCCCACCGGTCTGCCGCGCACGCTGCACGCGGGCGACACCTACTCGGTCCCGGTCACGTTCTCACCGACGTCGACCGGAGCGGACAGTTCGGTCCTGAACTTCACCACCAATCTGGGCACGATCGGCATCGGCCTGACCGGATACGGCACCCAATCAGGCCTCACGCCCACCCCGGCCACACTCAACTTCGACACCGTAGCCACCGGAACGTCCAAGACCCTGGGGGTGACCTTCACCAACACCGGGACCCAGCCCGAGACGATCACGGGCACGAGCCCGCCGAACGCCCCCTTCAGTGCCACCGGCCTGCCCGCGAACGGCACCGTCGTCCAGCCTCAGCAGTCGGTCACCGTCCAGGTGAAGTACGCACCGACCGCCGCCGGTGACAACACCGGGACGCTGTCGGTCACCGGGCAGAACGGCACCGCGAAGGTCACCCTCACCGGTACGGCGGTGGTCGGCCAGGCACGGCTGACGGTGACGCCCACCTCCACCGATTTCGGCCAGGTCCCCGTCGGACAGTCCGTCACCAGGACCTTCGACATCAAGAACACCGGTAACGTCCCGCTGACCATCACCAAGGCGGCACCGCCCGCAGCTCCGTTCCACGTCAGCAACCCGGTGAGCGAAGGCCAGGTCATCGGCCCGGAGGACGTGGTGCACCAGGCCGTCACCTTCTCCCCGACGTCCATCGGCTCGGTCACCGGCACCTACCAGCTCACCTCGGACGACGGCCGGGGCCCGCAGAACGAGACGCTCACCGGTAGCGGAACCCCGGCCGGCAACGGGATCAACGTTCCGGCGCCCGGAGCCGGCGGCTGGAAGCTCAACGGATCCGCGCAGTTGTCCGGCGGCGACCTCCAGCTCACACAGGCAACCGGCGAGCAGGCGGGCTCGGCGGTCTTCCCCGTCCCCGTGGTGACCGACGGCCTCAAGGCGACGTTCACCACTGTCATCGGCGGCGGCAGCGGCGCCGACGGCCTGACCTTCAGTCTGCTGGACCCGGCCAGGACCACCCCGAGCGCACTCGGCGCCAAGGGCGGGGGCCTGGGCTGGTCGGGACAACCCGGCGTGGCGGTCACCTTCGACACGTACAGCAACTCGGGCGACCCGTCGTCGAACTTCGTCGGCATCGCCACCGCGGGAACCGGTGACAAACTCACCTACGCGGCGACCACCACCGCCGTCCCCAACCTGCGCTCCGGCACCCACGCCGTCTCCGTGTCCGTCACCGGGACCACCCTCACGGTCACCATGGACGGCACCACGCTGCTGAAGACCGCGGTGCCCTCGCTCAGCCCCACGGCCCTGCTGGCCTTCACCGGCGGCACCGGCGGGCAGACCGACATCCACACGGTGAGGAACGTGGGCATCACCGCCGCCGCGTACGCGGTGCCGCCGCCCGGGCCCAACGGCTGGTCGTTCAACGGCTCGGCCCAGCTGTCCGGCACCGACCTGGTCCTCACCAAGGCCGTCTCGAACGCCAAGGGATCCGCCCTCCAGGCCACCCCCGTACCGGCGGCGCGACTGCGGGCCCACTTCACCGCCTCGATCGGCGGCGGCAGCGGCGCCGACGGCTTGGCCTTCCTCCTGCTCGACCCCGCCAAGACGACCCCCACGTCCCTCGGCGCGGACGGCGGCGGCCTCGGTTACGCGGGACTGCCGGGTGTCGCCGTAACCCTGGACACCTATGCCAACGCAGGCGACCCCTCGTCCAACTTCGTCGGAGTGGCCACCGGCGGCAACGGCGACCGACTGCAGTACGCAGCCACCTCGACCGCCATCCCCTCCCTGCGGAGCGGCACCCACACGGTCGACGTGACCGTGACGACCGCCGGGCATCTGCTCGTCAGCCTGGACGGCAAGCAGATCATCGACACCCCGGTGACCCTGCCGCAGAACGTGCGGGTCGGGTTCAGCGGAGCCACCGGTGGAGCGACGGACAATCACACGGTCCTCGGCGGCGTCAAGATCGCCTACTGAGGTATCGGCGGGCTAGGAGATCACCATGCGCAGACGCATCACCCCCCTTCTGGTGGCGCTCGCCGCCGCGTGTTGCACCGCCGCGGCCCCAGCCCCACAGCAGCACACCGCAGCACCGGCGCCGCCGCCGCTGACCGTCATGGTCGGCGACACCGACACACTGGGACGCATCCTCACGGACTCGGAGGGACGCACGCTCTACCGCTACGACCTCGAGCACGACGGCACCGTCGTCTGTGTCGCGTCCTGTACGGCCACCCGCAAGCCGCTGCTCACCCGGCTCGGCACCGAACTGCGACTGCCGCCCGGCATCGCGGGAACGCTCGGCACGGTCTCCCGCCCCGACGGCGGCGACCAGGTCACGTACAACGGCTCACCCCTCTACCTCTTCACCGGGGACGCGAAGCCGTCCGACACCAACGGGGTGACTCTCGACTGGCATGTGCTCCAGCCCCGCGACGCCCCGACCGCCCGGGCCGCCCAGACGGCTGGGGCGGCCCGCGCCGGCTCGAGGGCCGGAGGAGACCCCGGGAAGGCGTCACCGCGTTCCCGGTCTGTCAGGGCCAGGCCGCCGTCTCCACCCGCTTCCGTGCCGAGAGCTTGAGCTGGATGCTGGAGAGGTGGGCCTTGACGGGGGGGGGAAGAGAGGCACATCTCCGCGTTGGTGCGGTCGAGGGCGACCAGGCGGACGACGTCCAGTTCTCGGTAGCCGGCCGGGCCTCCATGGCGCTCAACCTCTCCGGCGCGTACGGCCCTTACTTCACCCGCAACGCGGTCGTCGTCGAGGACTCCCAGGGGCGCACCGGGCTTGGTGAGGTGCCCGGCGCTGAGCGGATCACACGGAGCCTGCGCGAGGCCGAGCCGCTCGTGGTCGGTGCCCGCGTCGGCGACTACAAGCGCGTGCTGGGCGCCATCACCATCAACGTGATCGGGATGGAGACCTGGACACCCACTGGATCTGGCGGGAGGGACTGGAGCGTCTGACCGTCGAGCCGCCGCGGATCACCGGCGGGGAGGTCGCCGTACCGGACACCCCCGGCCTCGGCGTCCGGCTCGACCGCGACCGGCTCCTCGCCGCCCACGAGCTCTACCTGAGCAAGGCCCTGTCGGACCGCGACGACGCCGCCGGAATGCGGTACCTCATCGAGGACTGGACGTTCGACGCCAAGCGGCCCTGCACGGTGCGCGACTGATGCTGCCGAGCGCCGGCCATGCGCATACGGCACTTGCCTAATAGATTTAGGAAAGTGCATAATCCCTTCAGGTTCACGTACGAAGGGGCAGGCGATGGCGCGCGCAGGGCTGACCACCGAACGCCTGGTCCGGGCAGGGGCGGAACTGGCCGACGAGGTCGGCTTCGACCAGGTCACCGTTTCCGCGCTCGCCAGGCGGTTCGATGTCAAGGTCGCAAGCCTGTACTCGCACCTGAAGAGCTCCCACGACCTCAAGACCCGGATCGCCCTGCTGGCCCTTGAGGAACTCGCCGACCGGGCCGCCGAGGCGCTGGCCGGGCGGGCCGGCAGGGACGCCCTGACGGCCTTCGCGAACGTCTACCGCGACTACGCCCGCGAGCACCCGGGCCGCTACGCGGCGGCGCGGTTCCGGCTCGACCCGGAGACGGCGGCCGCCAGCGCCGGGGGCAGGCACGCGCAGATGACGCGTGCGATCCTGCGCGGCTACGACCTGACGGAACCGGACCAGACGCACGCGGTCCGGCTGCTGGGCAGCGTCTTCCACGGCTACGTCAGCCTGGAGGCGGCCGGAGGCTTCAGTCACAGTGCTCCCGACTCGCAGGAGTCCTGGACATGGATCCTGGACCGCCTCGATGCCCTGCTGCGCAACTGGCCCGCGAACGCGGGCACTTGAACATCTTGATCAACAGGTTGAAGCGATGAGCACCCACTGGATCACCACACCCGTCACCGCGGACCTCCTGCGCGGCGCCCTCGACCTGGAGCGCACCGCGCACGGCGTCCTGCCGCACCGGCTGCCCGCCCGGGCCCGCGCCCAGTGCGCCGACCCGCAACTCGCCCTGGCCGAGTCCCAGCCCTCCGGTGTCCGGCTGGCCTTCCGCACCCGGGCCACCGCCGTGGAACTGGACGCGCTGCCGACCAAGCGCGTCTACGCGGGCGCCCCGCCCCGCCCGGACGGCGTCTACGACCTGCTCGTCGACGGCCACCTGGCGGGCCGGGCCAGTGTGCCGGGCGGCCACACCCTCACGATCGACATGGCCACCGGAGCCGCCGAACACCGGCCCGGACAGGCCGGCACCCTCCGCTTCACCGACCTGCCCGACCGGCTCAAGGAGGTGGAGATCTGGCTCCCGCACAACGAGACCACCGAGCTCGTCGCCCTGCGCACCGACGCGCCTGTGGAGCCCGTACCGGACCGGGGCCGCAAGGTGTGGCTGCACCACGGCAGTTCGATCAGTCACGGCTCCGACGCCGCGAGCCCCACCACCACCTGGCCCGCGCTCGCCGCCGCCCTCGCCGGCGTGGAACTGATCAACCTGGGTCTGGGCGGCAGCGCCCTGCTCGACCCGTTCACCGCCCGCACCCTGCGCGACACCCCCGCCGACCTGATCAGCATCAAGATCGGCATCAATGTTGTCAACACCGATCTGATGCGTCTGCGTGCCTTCACCTCCGCCGTGCACGGCTTCCTCGACACCATCCGCGAAGGCCACCCCACCACACCGCTGCTGGTCGTCTCGCCCCTGCTGTGCCCCATCCACGAGGACACCCCCGGCCCCAGCGTCCCGGACTTCACCGCCCTCGCCGCAGGGCGACTGAGCTTCCGGGCCGCCGGGGATCCGGCGGAGGTGGCGCAGGGCAAGCTGACCCTCGCCGTCATCCGTGACGAGCTGGCCCGGATCGTACGGCAGCGGGCGGCCGACGACCCGCACCTGCACCATCTCGACGGCCGCGACCTCTACGGCGAGGCGGACGCCGCCGAACTGCCACTGCCCGACGAA of Streptomyces cynarae contains these proteins:
- a CDS encoding HAD family acid phosphatase is translated as MTRRGAVRRIGAVSAVVALGIGGTVTAAGSASAAPAATTVSVAAAQAAGVDYATWQADVKAVIDQALPYVRQRTATAAGQKLAIVFDIDNTTLETYFHPWYQLPTAAVQPSLELAKYAKSRGVSVFFVTARPGIIEAETKWNLKTVGYPVDGLSVRDLPDLFDEVSAYKTSKRAEIEAQGYTIIANVGNNASDLVGGHAERTFKLPDYDGTLS
- a CDS encoding PPOX class F420-dependent oxidoreductase — its product is MHALLDQLGTGKYLLVTSYRRNGTPVATPVWVVRDGDALGVWTAADSWKVKRIRARSDVLVGPCDVRGKPTGEQIPATAEICDAAATARYRQLIARKYGLVGRLTLLGSRLRRGEKGTVGIRVTPAQA
- a CDS encoding sulfite exporter TauE/SafE family protein, which produces MDVGAVVLLAGAGVASGLAGSIAGLASLFSYPALLAAGLPPVAANVTNTVALFSNTVGTAVASREELHGQRRRLVRLALLAAAGGSAGAALLLGTSSSAFERVVPWLIALGSVLILAREPLRRLVARHPSRGGGVRAKLPSACAVLVVGLYGGYFGAAAGVLMLAVLSLSASEPLPVTNAVKNIATGAANVAAAVAYAFLAPVDWTAATALGLGCLVGSRMGPVIVRRLPETPLRISIALAGLGLAFSLWRQAGGR
- a CDS encoding gluconate:H+ symporter, with the translated sequence MPLVVVAISVLILLFLMTKLRLNGFAALLLVAVGVALVQGIPLEKIPDVLSDGIGGQIGDTMLTIGLGAMVGRVMGDSGAAQRIAGRLLDVCGPRWVQVAMVLTAMLIGVTMFYEVAFVIIVPIAFTLVRVTRANLLWVGLPMSIALSTMHSFLPPHPGPTAVAATFHASVGLTLFYGLFIAVPVGALIALVWPRLPFVRSMNPSIPTGLVSDRVFTEEEMPGMGWSLSVALLPVVLIAGAAVTDLATSASGPVLHFVAFIGSAPIALLLTLCVAIWAFGPRIGRSLEEVGASCRSAAQAMAMILLVIGAGGAFKQVLVDGGISDYIKHATDGWSLSPIILAWLIAAILRVALGSATVAVVTASGVALPLLAGSGVHPEMMVLAVSCGSIAFSHVNDPGFWMFKEYFNLSVLDAIKARTTYTTVLAILGLGGVLAMESILDAIGV
- a CDS encoding choice-of-anchor D domain-containing protein, whose translation is MLTACLLPGAAGALPLIAATEAHADQTTVSVDNLRTGWDPNEPGLAPSQVSSSDFGQQFSTAVDGQVYAQPLVVGKTVVAATENNKVYGLDSATGKINWTVNLGAPWPASAIGCGDLQPNLGVTSTPVYDAATKTVYLTAKVNDGPDTQHPNWYIHALDAASGVERGGWPVKVQGAPVNDPSHPFNAFTAGQRPGLLLMGGSVYAAFASHCDIGPYVGYVLGVNTSTRSTTLWATEDANANGKAGIWMSGGGLVSDGPGRILLSTGNGVSPAPGPGSKPPGQLAESVVRLGVNSDGTMSAQDFFSPSNAPQLDQNDTDLGSGGPVALPGSPFGTGQHPHLLVQIGKDGRLFLLDRDNLGGRSQGPGGSDAVLGNFGPYEGVWGHPGVYGGEGGYVYTIGSRGPLRAFAYGVTGSGLPALSSAGASSGTFGYTSGSPVVTSTGTTAGSALVWAVYTDGSNGANAQLRAYDAVPVNGTMKLRWSAPIGTASKFSVPATDGGRVYVGTRDGHVLAFGRPSSAALTGNPVDFGKVPVGSTAKATATVTATRDVTITAVSTPSGSRFSAAPTGLPRTLHAGDTYSVPVTFSPTSTGADSSVLNFTTNLGTIGIGLTGYGTQSGLTPTPATLNFDTVATGTSKTLGVTFTNTGTQPETITGTSPPNAPFSATGLPANGTVVQPQQSVTVQVKYAPTAAGDNTGTLSVTGQNGTAKVTLTGTAVVGQARLTVTPTSTDFGQVPVGQSVTRTFDIKNTGNVPLTITKAAPPAAPFHVSNPVSEGQVIGPEDVVHQAVTFSPTSIGSVTGTYQLTSDDGRGPQNETLTGSGTPAGNGINVPAPGAGGWKLNGSAQLSGGDLQLTQATGEQAGSAVFPVPVVTDGLKATFTTVIGGGSGADGLTFSLLDPARTTPSALGAKGGGLGWSGQPGVAVTFDTYSNSGDPSSNFVGIATAGTGDKLTYAATTTAVPNLRSGTHAVSVSVTGTTLTVTMDGTTLLKTAVPSLSPTALLAFTGGTGGQTDIHTVRNVGITAAAYAVPPPGPNGWSFNGSAQLSGTDLVLTKAVSNAKGSALQATPVPAARLRAHFTASIGGGSGADGLAFLLLDPAKTTPTSLGADGGGLGYAGLPGVAVTLDTYANAGDPSSNFVGVATGGNGDRLQYAATSTAIPSLRSGTHTVDVTVTTAGHLLVSLDGKQIIDTPVTLPQNVRVGFSGATGGATDNHTVLGGVKIAY
- a CDS encoding COG4315 family predicted lipoprotein, which codes for MRRRITPLLVALAAACCTAAAPAPQQHTAAPAPPPLTVMVGDTDTLGRILTDSEGRTLYRYDLEHDGTVVCVASCTATRKPLLTRLGTELRLPPGIAGTLGTVSRPDGGDQVTYNGSPLYLFTGDAKPSDTNGVTLDWHVLQPRDAPTARAAQTAGAARAGSRAGGDPGKASPRSRSVRARPPSPPASVPRA
- a CDS encoding TetR/AcrR family transcriptional regulator; this encodes MARAGLTTERLVRAGAELADEVGFDQVTVSALARRFDVKVASLYSHLKSSHDLKTRIALLALEELADRAAEALAGRAGRDALTAFANVYRDYAREHPGRYAAARFRLDPETAAASAGGRHAQMTRAILRGYDLTEPDQTHAVRLLGSVFHGYVSLEAAGGFSHSAPDSQESWTWILDRLDALLRNWPANAGT
- a CDS encoding GDSL-type esterase/lipase family protein — encoded protein: MSTHWITTPVTADLLRGALDLERTAHGVLPHRLPARARAQCADPQLALAESQPSGVRLAFRTRATAVELDALPTKRVYAGAPPRPDGVYDLLVDGHLAGRASVPGGHTLTIDMATGAAEHRPGQAGTLRFTDLPDRLKEVEIWLPHNETTELVALRTDAPVEPVPDRGRKVWLHHGSSISHGSDAASPTTTWPALAAALAGVELINLGLGGSALLDPFTARTLRDTPADLISIKIGINVVNTDLMRLRAFTSAVHGFLDTIREGHPTTPLLVVSPLLCPIHEDTPGPSVPDFTALAAGRLSFRAAGDPAEVAQGKLTLAVIRDELARIVRQRAADDPHLHHLDGRDLYGEADAAELPLPDELHPDAATHRRIGERFAKLAFTADGPFRP